CCGGAAACTTCCTTAGCGGTTTTTCCTAACCCCAACGATGGAAACCAGATAACAGTAAGTATAAAAGGTTTTGCCGCCCAGGAACAAGTAACGCTTACCCTGCACGATGCCACTGGCCTGGAAGTAGAAAAATTAAAAATTACCACGGATCAGCAAGGAAATGCCCAAACCGAAATTGCGAAAGGCAAACGCCTGAAAGCTGGTTTATACCTGGTTAATGCCACGGCCGGTTCCGATAAACAACAAGCTAAATTGCTGGTAAAGTAACCTGCTACACCTATAAATTAAAAAAAAGCAGCTGCCCCATCGGGCAGCTGCTTTTTTAATAATAGCGGTTAAAGTCAGATTTAAATGCTTTTCCTTAAAAGTTAGTGTTAATAGTATCTGACTTACTTTAAAACTACTGCGAATATTTCCTTTTGCATTTCATCTACCAATTCGGTAAACGGGCCTTCAATTAATAAGCCTAAATTAACTCCCACAAACACGGTAATATCCTTTTCGGGGAAATAATACAGCAAACAACCAGCTCCTAACCCGGATCCACTGTGCCCATAACCATAGGTATTGTTTTTAACCGTATAATCTAATCCTAACCCGTAAGCTGGTTCGCCTTTACTATCGTTTACCCAGGCAGTCATTAAAGCTAAAGTTTCTTTTTTTAAAATTTTGCCTTGGCGCAAGGCTTCCAGAAAATGAACATAATCCTGGGGAGTAGCCACCAGCCCATCGTCGCCAATCATGGATTTTACATTATTTACCTGGGCCCGGGTCACGTTTTCAATTTTATGATCGCTGCGCCGGTTTAAATAACAATTTACCAGTTCCGAATAATGGAGGTAATTGGGCTCGTTATGGTAATAGGTGTGGTTTAGGTTCAAGGGTTTAAAAATGCGCTCGGTCATCATTACGCTATGGTCCTGACCGGTAATCTGGTTTACTATTAAAGCCAGTAAAACATAGTTGGTATTGCTGTAATCGTATTTACTACCGGGGGTAAACTGCAAATCTTTCCCGTACACGTAATCTAAAAAATGGTGGTAATTAAAGGTTTTGTTTTGGTTACTGAGCAAGTCGGTGGCATAGGCGTAATCGTAGGCATAGTCAAAAATGCCGGAAGTATGGTTTAGCAACATGCGCACCGTAACCTCATCAATTCCTTTTAAATTTTTAGCAATATCAACCGGCAAATAATCCTTTATAGAATTATCCAGTTGTATTTTCCCTTCTTCGTAAAGCATCATCACCAAAACCCCGGTATAAGTTTTAGCTAAACTCTGGGCATATTGTAAATGACAAATCTGCATAGGCACTTTGCCTTCAATGCGGGCGTAACCCGAAGCCCCTGCCCACTCTTGGGTAGCGGTTTTCAAGCCCATACTTACGCCGGGTACGCCCAAAGCCGTGTACTTGTCCAGAATTGCTTGAACTTCGGCAGCTTTATCGTAAGTAAAAGTTGGATTGGGGTTGTTGCAGGTAGCAACGGGTTCTACCCAATCTACCTCATCGCAGGCGAACAAAAAACCTAAAGGAATTAATAGTAATAGTTGAAATAAACGGATCATGAAATTAGAAATTAAGATTGATTTTAGAAGTTAAGAGCAAACCGGAACTTGCCGGTTAAGGAGATGCGAATTGGAAAAATTTTAAAATTTTAAACGGCAGCCCGCGTGAATGAAAGAAGTAGGCAATAGCGGAATGGTTTTGTTGTAGCCCGCTACACCCACAATTTCGTATTGCACAAACGGCGAAACGTCCACTTGGCTCCTGGTTAAATTATGGTATTGCAAACCCAAGCTGCCGTGTACCTGAAAAGCGGTTTTACCGGTGTTAGTGGCTTGTTTCCAGTTACCTTTGCCATCGGTTTCCAGGGGTTTGGTGGGCAGGTAAATATTGGCAAAACCCGGCCCCAATTTAAACTCCGGGCCAAAACCCTTGTACAAATTAGGCCGGTAACCAAATTCACTGTTTAGGTAAATGCCATCGCCGTTTAAACGGTTGCGGTAGTATCCCACATTTACTGTTTGAAATAAGTTACCTTTTTTATTGTAAGGCAGTTCGGTACCTACGCGCAGACCCAAATTTTTTAAATTATTGCCTGGCTTATGGAAGGGAGTAGAAACAGCGTTAAAGTTTACAGAAACAACAAGCGGAAACTTGTTGGAGCGGGCTGTTTTGGGATGTGATTCCTGCGCCCAGGCAATTTGGGTGCAGCCGAGAAAAAGTAAAAAAATTAGTTTTTTCATTAGCGTGTTTATTTTGACCGGGACAAAAATAGACACGCATTATCTTACAAAAACACCCCAGAATGGCTCCAAAAGGGTGAAATGCTATAAAATGCGGGGTGAAATGTAGCTTAAACCAGAGAACTGTTACTTAACCATTGCTTAAATGCAGTAGCCCGCAAGCGGCTAATGGTGATCGTTTCGGGTTGGCCGGGTACCGGAATCAGGTTCACCAGAAGTTTACCGTCTTTTTCGCGGGTTACCTGGGCTACTAATTCCCGGGTAATAATACATTGCCGGTTAGCCCGGAAAAACTGCATTGGTTCCAGCAAAGTTTCCAGTTTTTCTAAGGTATAATCAGGAATAATCTGGGTGCCCTGGTTAGTTACCGCTCGCACGTAATCATGCTCAATACAAAAAGATTTTACATCGCGCAGATAGATTAATTTTTGCTTGTTCCCGGTTTTAGTAATGATATATGGATCAGAATTAACAAGTATCTCTGCCGGCAAATTTGTTACGGCATTAGTTGTTTCATCTTGAGGGTGCGTTACTTTTTGGTACAGATAAATGCCCAGGTACACGCCGTTCAACACCAAAGACCAGATAACAAATAAGAAAATATCGTGGGTATAAAAATCCATAGGCACGGGTTCGTCCCGGGCAATAGCATTTATTATTTCGGTACAACCAATTATTACCGCTAAAACCGCAATGGCCACTGCCGGTATTTGGAGTACCAACCGCCGCCAGCCTGTCCGCTCCCACGGGTATCTTTTATCAAATTCCAGCACCACCACCCGACCGGCGTACCAGGCCAGATAACCTTCCAAAGTATCTACGGTAAACGTTATTAAGGTATGCGCATCGGCTTGAATGTCAGGATAGGTGAGATAATAATTGATAACGTTAATTAACGGAATACCTATTAAAATTAGCCAGCGATCGCGGTACAGCATAACGGATGGAAGATCCGCCTCTTTGCTTAGCCTTAAATCAGTCATTTTTAAAATCAAGTAAAGCCACGCTAAATTAATCGGAGTAGTTTATATATAAAGCAAGCCGCTTCAAATTTAATTTTCCTCAAAATTATTTTAAAAATTACGGTTAAAATCAAGATTACACAATAGGTGAAGTATTGCCCAAATGCTAGAATAAGAGAATTATTCTAACAGCTATGTCCAACCCAATTAGGTGAATTGTTTAGTTACGTTATTAAATCTAATTTCTTATTTTCCTTTTAATTGGTACTTAAAATGGATATATACCTGCCACAAAGCTGCCCGATTTTTAATTATATTGGGGAAACTAGCATCTGTTTACGCTACAGTTGATCAGACTTTTAAAATTAAAAATTATGTTCTACATAAAAATAAGTAAACTAAATCATTAAAAATCAATTTAGTTTAAATCTTTTCCGGTACTTGCTTGTTAGATTATAAGCGGCCATACCGTAGTATTCTATTCATTTGTTTGTACCTTTGCGCCGCCTTAAAAACAGGTAAATAGATTATGGCAATTACCCAACAAGATGTATTAAAAGCATTAAGTTATGTTGAAGAACCCGATCTGGGAAAAGATTTGGTTACCTTAAACATGATTGAAGATATTCAGATTAACGGCAAACAAGTTTCTTTTACGGTTATTTTAACCACGCCAGCTTGCCCTTTAAAAGATTTAATCCGCAACGCATGCGTTAACGCCATTACTTTAATGGTAGATAAGGAAGCGCAAGTTACGGTAAATATGACCTCGCGGGTAACTTCGGGCCGAGGTAATAATTCCGCTATTTTGGGTGGTATCAAAAATATTATTGCGGTGGCTTCGGGTAAAGGCGGCGTAGGTAAATCTACGGTTACTTCTAACCTGGCCATTGCCTTAGCCGAGTCCGGCGCCAAAGTGGGCTTGATTGATGCCGATATTTCTGGCCCTTCTATTCCGGTAATGTTTGGCGTAGAAGACGAGCGTCCGCACGTGTTCCGCACCCCCGATGGTAAAAACCTGATTCAACCGGTAGAAAAATTCGGCATTAAAATGATGTCGATTGGTTTTCTGGCTCCCGCTGAAAGTGCGGTAGTTTGGCGGGGACCTATGGCGAGTTCGGCTTTAAAGCAGTTTATTACCGAAACCGATTGGGGCGAACTGGATTATTTACTGATTGATTTGCCTCCGGGAACCAGCGACATTCATTTAACGTTGGTACAAACAGTACCGGTTACTGGTGTTATAATTGTAACTACGCCGCAAAAAGTAGCTTTGGCCGATGCGCAAAAAGGCTTGCAGATGTTCCGGCAGCCGCAAATAAACGTACCGGTGTTGGGCATTATCGAAAATATGGCTTACTTTACTCCCGCCGAACTTCCGCAAAATAAATATTTTATTTTTGGCCAAGGGGGCGCCGAAAGTTTAGCGGCCCGCTGGGAAGTACCGGTGCTGGGGCACATTCCGTTGGTGCAAAGTATCCGGGAAAGTGGCGATGCCGGCACCCCGGAGATTATGAATACCGGATCAGCGGCGGCAGTCGTTTTTAAAGAGGTAGCTCAAGTGGTGGCACAAGCCATATCGGTGCGAAATGCGGGCCTGGAAAAAACCAAAATAGTACCTATTACGCGATAAATTATGGTAACAAATCAAATTAGCAGTACTTTTCTCGACCGGATTGAGTATGCCCTAAACCAAATCCGTCCGTACCTGGAAGCGGATGGGGGCAACGTAAAAGTGTTGGAACTTACCGACGAAATGGTACTGAAACTGGAATTTTTAGGTGCTTGCGGTTCGTGCACCATGTCTACCATGACCTTAAAAGCCGGGGTTGAACAAGCCGTGAAACGCGAAGTTCCGGAAATACGGGCGGTAGAGGCGGTAAATCTTACTTTGCCGGTAGCCTAAGCAAATTTTTAAATTTTTACTAGAATATAGCCGTAAACTGCTGCTATTTTGCTCCATTGGAGTAATAGCAGCAGTTTGTGTTTTAAGAAAGCTCATTTTTTAAATTTCTTAAATTAGCGGGAGTTCGAGATAAGAAAAGTATACCGTATTGTTTTTTATGGAGAAAGGCACTTAACTCGAATGTTCGTTATATTAGCTTAACCTCTTCATTTATAAGCTAATGCTGTTTAAGAATGGTGATTGGAGGGCTAAAAAGCGATGTTGCAGCCGGAGTATTTATAGCTTCGGCTTTTTTTATTTCGTATTTTAGCTTATTCCGGTACCCTTACGTCTAATTTTTAGATTTTAAGTTATGCTTAAAGCAAACGACCCGAACCTGCATTCCTGGATTCAAATTTCTCCGACCAGCGAATTTCCGATTCAGAATTTACCTTTTGGAGTTTTTAGCGTGGGCGAGCAAGATCCGCGGGTGGGCGTGGCCCTTGGCGATTATATTCTGGATTTATGTGTTCTGGG
The sequence above is a segment of the Adhaeribacter swui genome. Coding sequences within it:
- a CDS encoding LytR/AlgR family response regulator transcription factor yields the protein MTDLRLSKEADLPSVMLYRDRWLILIGIPLINVINYYLTYPDIQADAHTLITFTVDTLEGYLAWYAGRVVVLEFDKRYPWERTGWRRLVLQIPAVAIAVLAVIIGCTEIINAIARDEPVPMDFYTHDIFLFVIWSLVLNGVYLGIYLYQKVTHPQDETTNAVTNLPAEILVNSDPYIITKTGNKQKLIYLRDVKSFCIEHDYVRAVTNQGTQIIPDYTLEKLETLLEPMQFFRANRQCIITRELVAQVTREKDGKLLVNLIPVPGQPETITISRLRATAFKQWLSNSSLV
- a CDS encoding Mrp/NBP35 family ATP-binding protein, coding for MAITQQDVLKALSYVEEPDLGKDLVTLNMIEDIQINGKQVSFTVILTTPACPLKDLIRNACVNAITLMVDKEAQVTVNMTSRVTSGRGNNSAILGGIKNIIAVASGKGGVGKSTVTSNLAIALAESGAKVGLIDADISGPSIPVMFGVEDERPHVFRTPDGKNLIQPVEKFGIKMMSIGFLAPAESAVVWRGPMASSALKQFITETDWGELDYLLIDLPPGTSDIHLTLVQTVPVTGVIIVTTPQKVALADAQKGLQMFRQPQINVPVLGIIENMAYFTPAELPQNKYFIFGQGGAESLAARWEVPVLGHIPLVQSIRESGDAGTPEIMNTGSAAAVVFKEVAQVVAQAISVRNAGLEKTKIVPITR
- a CDS encoding NifU family protein, encoding MVTNQISSTFLDRIEYALNQIRPYLEADGGNVKVLELTDEMVLKLEFLGACGSCTMSTMTLKAGVEQAVKREVPEIRAVEAVNLTLPVA
- a CDS encoding serine hydrolase domain-containing protein, encoding MIRLFQLLLLIPLGFLFACDEVDWVEPVATCNNPNPTFTYDKAAEVQAILDKYTALGVPGVSMGLKTATQEWAGASGYARIEGKVPMQICHLQYAQSLAKTYTGVLVMMLYEEGKIQLDNSIKDYLPVDIAKNLKGIDEVTVRMLLNHTSGIFDYAYDYAYATDLLSNQNKTFNYHHFLDYVYGKDLQFTPGSKYDYSNTNYVLLALIVNQITGQDHSVMMTERIFKPLNLNHTYYHNEPNYLHYSELVNCYLNRRSDHKIENVTRAQVNNVKSMIGDDGLVATPQDYVHFLEALRQGKILKKETLALMTAWVNDSKGEPAYGLGLDYTVKNNTYGYGHSGSGLGAGCLLYYFPEKDITVFVGVNLGLLIEGPFTELVDEMQKEIFAVVLK